One Malassezia vespertilionis chromosome 6, complete sequence genomic window, ACGAAGGTCGACGACCAATAATATCTGATGCAAAGCCCCAGCCAGTGGATCCGACTAGCAAGCCACAATACAAGGATAATGTGGCAAATTGTACATGCTCTGGACCAAACTCCAGCTTGGCTTGCGGTAATGTCATGGACAGGATTTCGAACCAAATGTTGTCTGCCAGCCAGCCAAAGCCAGCCAAAATTGTGAGCTTTACTTGAAATTTTCCAAACCCGATTTCATCGTTGATTGCAGAGTTTAAaagcgcgacttggcgtTCGTATTGTGTGGAAACGCCATACTCTCTTGCAATAAGCGTGTGCGAGTCAATGGAATCCGCATCATCAACGGTGTTTGTCTCGCCCTCTACATCCCTAGGTAGTCCAGGATGACTTTCAGGCGCTTCGTATGTGACGCCCGGTCTGTTTGCCGGCTGCGCCGGATCAATACTGCACATTGCGAGTGGACCGAGTGGACTCGCCTCCGCATTTGAGGCCTTTCTGCTTTTTATGCTCCATGTCAGTCACGTGTACATATACACCACGCGACCATCAAGTGACGCATCATGCATCGCGTCGCGAGCCGGAAGTGGATCGTGCCAACCGGTCGTACGTGGacacgcgcatcgtcgacaTATGTTCTAAAATCCCAAGCAGCGACTACTGCGGCTAAGCCTGTCGCAGCtccgagcgcgcgcagtgaaTCAGTGCCCACGCCACAGCGCTCGGGGCTGTCGGTGAAAGAAGCCGCACGTACGACAGCACCGACTCCCGAAGCTACACCGCACACGAAGGATGCCAACGTAATTGATTGGACGAGTGGGTTTGAGGGAATTGGACGACACCCATTTGCTCCCGAGATTGCGCAAGTGCTGAACCAAGCGCTGGTCAAGGAGGATGTGGAAATCAAGCCCGACGGTCTTTTGTACCTCCCTGAGATCAAGTACCGCCGCATTTTGAACTATGCATTTGGTCCCGGCGGCTGGGGTCTCGTTCCGCGAGGTGAACTGGAGGTGACACAAAATATGGTGAGCCGCGATTGGGCGCTTGTGTGTCTTGGACGCTTTGTGTCCACCGCGCGTGGCGAACAAGAGTATTTTAAGCCGAGCGGCGTACCGACGGCGACTGAAGGGGCCAAATCAAATGCActgatgcgctgctgcaaggATCTCGGCATTGCGTCGGAGCTGTGGGATCCCCGTTTTATTCGCAGCTTTAAAACGAAGAACTGCATTGAAGTATGGGTTGCAGGCACGGACGGCAAGAAGCGGAAGCTATGGCGCCGCAGAGATGATGCACCGTTCGAGTATCCATACAAAGAGTCTGGTCCTGTGTCACGTTAGATATTGTAGCTACCTATCTCGTTTTACGCTTGCCACGTCCCGACTTGGCTTTGCTACGGTAAGAGCCGGCTTCTACTACATCGTCGTCACGATCGCGCTCATCTTCCAGACTCGCTGCCTGTCTCCGCTTCCGTTTCCCTGCACcaccagcgccgccaatcCCCGTCTCTTGCATCTCGCGGACGGCGGCCCTTTGTGCATCGCCAACGCGTTCGGACAAGAGCATGACCATGTCGCGGTCGCTTGCGCCCGGGAACTCTTccaagcgcttgccaaTCGCCGTCTCAATCCGCTGCAGAAGCTCGATATCGTACTGCGTCACCAGTGTTACACTGCGTCCCTGCCgtcctgcacgcgcggtTCGTCCAACGCGATGGATATAGTCTTTGGAGTGCGTGGGGATATCAAAGTTTATGACCAAGTCGACTGCCGGAATATCTAACccacgcgcagcgacgtCAGTGCATACCATGATATCCCTTCCGCCGGACTTGAACTTGTTCAATGCGCCGAGGCGTGCCGTTTGCGAGAGCTGTCCATGTAATGGAATCGCCGAGAAGCCAAGCAGACGCAGCATGACCGCGAGGCGTTGCGCATCATGCACCGTACGTGTAAAGACAATGATCGAATGGCCCGCCTGTTCGTTTGCAAGATGCACTAAGTACGTGTCTTTGTGCGCGAAAGGCATAAACACATAGTATTGGTGCAGTGTAGACACGGTGGAATATTTGGTGCCAATTTCCACACGCACAGGGCTGCGTAGGCTCGCCCGCTGGAGCTTGGCAACCTTGGTAGTCATCGTCGCGCTGAAAAGCATCGTGGTACGCTCCTTGGGAATGTTTTGTAGAAGCTTGTCAATAATCGGACCAAAGTCGAGGTCGAGCAGTCGGTCGGCCTCGTCCATGACCAAGTACTTTAAACCACGCAGGCTGAATCCTTTTGTGTTTTCCAAATGATCCTGCAAGCGTCCCGGTGTCGCAACTATGACATGAGGGCGCTTTGAAAGCGCAATTGCCTGTGTCATCATGTCCATACCACCGACAATCGTCGCACACCGAGCGCCGATTGTCGCGCCGAGTGCCTCGATCTGTTGCGCAATTTGGTAAGACAGTTCACGGGTGGGAGCAAGGATGCACGCAAACAATGGGCGTGGATTATCCCACAACGCTTGCAGGATCGGAATGCTGAACGCCGCCGTCTTGCCGCTACCCGTTTGTGCCAGACCAATGACGTCTTTTCCGTCCAGCGCTTCGGGGATTGCTTTGGCTTGGATCGCCGTTGGCTTGGTAAAGTTTAGTTTCTCACACGCATCACATATCGGATCAATTATTCCGAGCTCCTTGAATGTAGTGGGTTCATACTCTGTTGCTTCTTTGTGCTCAGGCGAAGCTTCTCTGGAGGACATCGTCGTCcgccaaaaaaaaaatggCGACCTCCACAACTCCACGTGCCTGCGCGGGTTTCTGTTTTTCTCCACAGCCACTATCGTCACCATGCCTTGGGACCAATGGCGCATTGACTTTAACGAGAAAATGGATCGCTACGGGGAGGAAAAGCTACAAAAATTGCGTGGTAACCGCCCTTCGCACTCATCTTATGAAGAACGAATAGCGTCGATGCGTAgcaacggcggcgcactgggAAGTGTTTCCATCGCTACGCCCGCGCGAAATATACCGCCACCCCCGCCAGGCTCGCAAGCCGCTCCACCTCCAAGTTCACAATTTGGGGGAGCAAGTAATCCAGCTCCTGTATACGATATGAAGGCCATGCAGGCAGCGATTCCGCCGGAAAACACGACTGTGCATTTTTCGCAATTCACAGACGAGGAGAAAAAAGATTTCTTTGCGATGTTGGACGAGTTCttttctgcgcgcacgcatgcCGCAGATATGTGGTACGTAATAGCGGTTTTGCTTAAGCAGTGCTGACCTCGGATTCTCTAGATAGGCTCGACGATGCTTTCGATACGAGAAGCTTAAAAGCCATTGGCCATGGCCTTTGCTCCACCGTGTTCAAAGCGCCTTTTGCACCTCGCTACCGGCTCACGGAGGAGGGAGGCATTGCAGCGGAGGTGTGCATAAAACAAGTGGATGTCGACGAGCAGATCCCGCCACATAATGTGCAGCACGAGGTAAATCTTCTTCAACGCCTCCGTCACGCTCACATTGGCACCCTTTTTGCCGCGTTCACAGATACACCAGACCAATTCACAATGACATACAATTTGGTTATGCCGTTGTATCCCTGCAAACTTACGGATATTCTCAGCGACCCGCAATTTCGCCCTGACACAGACTACGCTGCTGACAAACAGCAGTTGTCCGCGTGGGTTGTGTATATGCATGGCAAGGGGTATGCTGCGTTTGTCTATTCCATCCTTCATCAAGTCCTTTCCGCACTGGAATACTTGCACAGCGAACAAGTTGCTCATCGCGATATCAAGCCAGCGAATGTCTTGCTGGCCAGCGATGGCACTGTGAAGCTTATTGATTTCGACGTCGCTTGGTTTGCAGGGATACACGAACAAGCTCCGTTTGGTCCTGCTGCAACCAAGGACGAGTGCgaccgtgcgcgcatcaGTGATGTAGGCACGGGtgcttttcgcgcgccggaaCTCTTGTTTGCGCCAGAGCACGGCTATGATGCGTACAGTGCGGACATATGGTCATTTGGCATGTTACTAACGACCTTTTTCACTGATGTGGAGCCGGTCGCTACTGCAAGCGAGGGCGAGGAAGAGAGTTGGCGCGATCCCGCTTCGGAAGTCACGCCTTGGCAGCGAGCATTGTTCCCACCCGAACCCTGCTCACCCAAGAGGCCTATGTTTATGCAAAAGTCCTGCGTGTATGCGCGCAAGACTTTGTTTGATGCTTCGCATGGCGACGTTGGCTATGCGGGTGACATGTTCAAAATGCTGGGCTTGCCCGACGAGTACGCAGCGTGGCCAGAGTCTGCCGATTTCCAACCTATGTTGAAACAATTTCCCTTTGTGGCACAGCCCGAAGGACAGCCATTGgagccgcgcatgccgctTTTGCAAGTGCTGGGCATGGACAAGACGCCGCAGGCGACTGCGTTGCACGCTTTGGTTAAAAAGCTCGTACCAATGTTGTTGCGTCTCTCTGCAAGCCAACGGCCGACGGCAGCAGCAATGCTTTGCGAAGTGGAAAGTATGCATTCGTCATGCTGCTAATGTATCTACAGCGCCACGGAACTGCTGTGTATTTCCACACCCCTTTTTCTCATAAATTTCTAGATATTTTGGCAGCTTTTGTTAGCATGCAACTGTATACTTACCCAATGCATAATGTTTTTAATCCGCTGCGAATTTACAGGGTGTGTAGAGACCATTGCTTTCGCTTTATCTGCGAGCACACTCTCATGCTCGCCCTCTTCGGAATCCATGCGTTTCCTGTGGTAAGTGTGTACCGCAGGCAAACCCACCAGAAACTGCTGGTCAGTGTGCTTTGCAAAGGCAACGTACTCAATCGCCTCTCTAGGATTGAAGCATGCCTGGGCCATAATGCGCAGGCCCAGCGTATCCGCTGCAAGTCAGCATCGCACCGCTGCACATACCTTCCGTCTCCATGGTCCGCGAATTTGGTAACGTGAGCAAAAGATTTAGCCCAATTTGACTGAGTCCAATGTCAATGCCCAGTATATCCAGCAAAAATGTACCGATCATGAGGACCTTGTAGCCCGACATTTTTTCTGCGGAATGTCGAGCCAGCTGGTGTGAAATTTCGTGCGAAAGCACGGTGGCTAGCCCATCGTCATTCTTGCACACCGGCAATATTCCTGTAAATACAAAAATGTTGCCACCTGGAAGGACAAACGCATTTTTTTGCGGGTCGCGGATCACATGTACTGTCCATTtcgtgggcggcgcatccggcgcgcggttcttgtccagctcggcggcTGCGGCCGCAATGCGGGATACAACGCGTTGGACTTGTGTGACTGCGGGTGAACGGGGAGGCAACATCTTGCCCGCATACGTTTGCATCGTTTGCTGGTATGCGTCTTTTCCCACAGCGAGCTCATCGCGCATGTTCACGTCCATGAAACGCCAGCGCCCAGTGGAAGGAACTTTTTGCAGGTGGAAAATATAGTACGTGCCCACTCCGACTACGCCAACCAGCAGTATGACGATGCGCGGATTACTCACCAGA contains:
- a CDS encoding uncharacterized protein (COG:L; EggNog:ENOG503NXAF; BUSCO:EOG0926484N), with the protein product MHRVASRKWIVPTGPTTAAKPVAAPSARSESVPTPQRSGLSVKEAARTTAPTPEATPHTKDANVIDWTSGFEGIGRHPFAPEIAQVLNQALVKEDVEIKPDGLLYLPEIKYRRILNYAFGPGGWGLVPRGELEVTQNMVSRDWALVCLGRFVSTARGEQEYFKPSGVPTATEGAKSNALMRCCKDLGIASELWDPRFIRSFKTKNCIEVWVAGTDGKKRKLWRRRDDAPFEYPYKESGPVSR
- the RRP3 gene encoding RNA helicase (EggNog:ENOG503NUFI; COG:A); the encoded protein is MSSREASPEHKEATEYEPTTFKELGIIDPICDACEKLNFTKPTAIQAKAIPEALDGKDVIGLAQTGSGKTAAFSIPILQALWDNPRPLFACILAPTRELSYQIAQQIEALGATIGARCATIVGGMDMMTQAIALSKRPHVIVATPGRLQDHLENTKGFSLRGLKYLVMDEADRLLDLDFGPIIDKLLQNIPKERTTMLFSATMTTKVAKLQRASLRSPVRVEIGTKYSTVSTLHQYYVFMPFAHKDTYLVHLANEQAGHSIIVFTRTVHDAQRLAVMLRLLGFSAIPLHGQLSQTARLGALNKFKSGGRDIMVCTDVAARGLDIPAVDLVINFDIPTHSKDYIHRVGRTARAGRQGRSVTLVTQYDIELLQRIETAIGKRLEEFPGASDRDMVMLLSERVGDAQRAAVREMQETGIGGAGGAGKRKRRQAASLEDERDRDDDVVEAGSYRSKAKSGRGKRKTR
- a CDS encoding uncharacterized protein (COG:G; EggNog:ENOG503Q554), which codes for MPWDQWRIDFNEKMDRYGEEKLQKLRGNRPSHSSYEERIASMRSNGGALGSVSIATPARNIPPPPPGSQAAPPPSSQFGGASNPAPVYDMKAMQAAIPPENTTVHFSQFTDEEKKDFFAMLDEFFSARTHAADMWLDDAFDTRSLKAIGHGLCSTVFKAPFAPRYRLTEEGGIAAEVCIKQVDVDEQIPPHNVQHEVNLLQRLRHAHIGTLFAAFTDTPDQFTMTYNLVMPLYPCKLTDILSDPQFRPDTDYAADKQQLSAWVVYMHGKGYAAFVYSILHQVLSALEYLHSEQVAHRDIKPANVLLASDGTVKLIDFDVAWFAGIHEQAPFGPAATKDECDRARISDVGTGAFRAPELLFAPEHGYDAYSADIWSFGMLLTTFFTDVEPVATASEGEEESWRDPASEVTPWQRALFPPEPCSPKRPMFMQKSCVYARKTLFDASHGDVGYAGDMFKMLGLPDEYAAWPESADFQPMLKQFPFVAQPEGQPLEPRMPLLQVLGMDKTPQATALHALVKKLVPMLLRLSASQRPTAAAMLCEVESMHSSCC
- the OMA1 gene encoding metalloendopeptidase (COG:O; MEROPS:MER0026545; EggNog:ENOG503NX2W); the encoded protein is MDVNMRDELAVGKDAYQQTMQTYAGKMLPPRSPAVTQVQRVVSRIAAAAAELDKNRAPDAPPTKWTVHVIRDPQKNAFVLPGGNIFVFTGILPVCKNDDGLATVLSHEISHQLARHSAEKMSGYKVLMIGTFLLDILGIDIGLSQIGLNLLLTLPNSRTMETEADTLGLRIMAQACFNPREAIEYVAFAKHTDQQFLETHGFRRGRA